DNA from Metabacillus flavus:
TGACAGGTGAAGGAGTTGGATCTGATGAGCATGTGCCCGCTTTGCAATGGTTTCGAGGCAAGGGAGATTCTCTGTCCCAATTGCGGGACAATCATGACGGATGAAGGCAGAACGACGGATTATTTAGATGATTACAGTGCCTATATGGAAATTGATACAATGAAGCTGTTTGACGGGGTTCTTCATTCCTTGGAACGGCATGAATGTGTTCATGAGTACAGCTGTCCAAATTGTTTGCATGAGGAAAGTGCGGTTATAAAAGAATGAGGGTTCTATGTGAAGGTGTTTTAAAAAAAGAAGGAGCTGTCCAGAAAGTAGTTTTCAAGGCTGCTTTCGCTTTTTGAAACTGGATTGGTTTTGGCTGATCTCCGCTGCAGGCTGCTCTAAGCTGGAGTCGCGCACCTTCCGCTGCAATCAGCCTTACCAATTATGGGTAAAGAACAAAGTAAAAAAACAGAAAACAAAAACCCGGAAATGCTCTGCTGCGTTTCCGGGTTTTCATATTATTGCACTTGGCAAGGCTTTTAAAAAGCCCATTCTTTTTAATTTAAATTATACTAATACAGCTTTCGCTTCACTTGCAGGACGGATTCTGAATTCAGAATCTTTGTCGAAGAAGTGAACTTTGTTCATATCAAATGCAAGCGGAAGAACCTGTCCCGGATCGATATCTGTACGGGAATCGACGCGTGCGATGAATTCCTGGCCTGCTACTTGAGAATAAAGCATTGTTTCAGCCCCCATAAGCTCGGATACTTCGATTTTTGCATCGATTTTAGATCCGATGGAAGCGTCAACGAATACCGGCTCATCATGGATATCTTCAGGACGGATTCCCATGATAATTTCTTTGCCGACATAGCCTTGCTCGCGAAGGAACTTCATTTTTCCTTCAGGAACGGTTACTTTTTCGCCGCTCATTTCAAAGAAGCCGTCTGAAAGTTTCCCTGTCAGGAAGTTCATTGCAGGAGATCCGATGAACCCGCCTACGAATACATTTTCAGGCTTTTCGTAAACTTCTTTCGGAGCTCCAACCTGCTGAATCAGACCGTCCTTCATAACAACAAGGCGCGTTGCCATTGTCATTGCTTCCGTTTGGTCATGCGTTACATAGATTGTCGTTGTTTGAAGACGCTGATGAAGTTTGGAAATTTCTGCGCGCATTTGTACGCGAAGCTTTGCATCAAGGTTGGAAAGCGGCTCATCCATAAGGAAAACTTTTGCATCGCGCACGATCGCACGTCCTAGTGCAACACGCTGGCGCTGACCCCCGGAAAGCGCTTTTGGTTTACGGTCCAGGTACTGTTCAAGACCGAGGATTCTTGCTGCGTCTTTAACGCGGCGATCGATTTCATCCTTAGGGAATTTGCGAAGCTTTAAA
Protein-coding regions in this window:
- a CDS encoding ABC transporter ATP-binding protein; amino-acid sequence: MAELVLNSIHKIYDNKVTAVSDFNLHIKDKEFIVFVGPSGCGKSTTLRMIAGLEEISKGDFVIDGKRMNDVAPKDRDIAMVFQNYALYPHMNVYDNMAFGLKLRKFPKDEIDRRVKDAARILGLEQYLDRKPKALSGGQRQRVALGRAIVRDAKVFLMDEPLSNLDAKLRVQMRAEISKLHQRLQTTTIYVTHDQTEAMTMATRLVVMKDGLIQQVGAPKEVYEKPENVFVGGFIGSPAMNFLTGKLSDGFFEMSGEKVTVPEGKMKFLREQGYVGKEIIMGIRPEDIHDEPVFVDASIGSKIDAKIEVSELMGAETMLYSQVAGQEFIARVDSRTDIDPGQVLPLAFDMNKVHFFDKDSEFRIRPASEAKAVLV